A window of the Streptomyces luomodiensis genome harbors these coding sequences:
- the nusA gene encoding transcription termination factor NusA produces the protein MDIDMSALRGLVREKEISFDLLVEAIESALLIAYHRTEGSRRRARVELNRDTGHVTVWAREDAEDLAEGQEPREFDDTPSGFGRIAAMTAKQVILQRLRDAEEEITFGEYAGREGDVVAGVVQQGKDPKNVLVDIGRLEAILPVQEQVPGEDYAHGTRLRTYVVRVVKGVRGPSVTLSRTHPNLVKKLFALEVPEIADGSVEIAAIAREAGHRTKIAVRSTRPGLNAKGACIGPMGGRVRAVMAELHGEKIDIVDWSDDPAELVANALSPARVSKVEVVDLSARSARVTVPDYQLSLAIGKEGQNARLAARLTGWRIDIRPDTEQPGDQG, from the coding sequence GTGGACATCGACATGAGTGCCCTGCGGGGTCTGGTGCGAGAGAAGGAGATCTCCTTCGACCTGTTGGTCGAGGCGATCGAGTCGGCCCTCCTCATCGCCTACCACCGCACCGAGGGAAGCCGTCGCCGGGCCCGGGTGGAGCTGAACCGCGACACCGGCCATGTGACCGTATGGGCCCGTGAGGACGCCGAGGACCTGGCGGAGGGGCAGGAGCCCCGCGAGTTCGACGACACCCCCTCCGGCTTCGGCCGGATCGCCGCGATGACCGCCAAGCAGGTCATCCTCCAGCGGCTGCGGGACGCCGAGGAGGAGATCACCTTCGGCGAGTACGCGGGGCGGGAGGGCGATGTCGTCGCCGGTGTCGTCCAGCAGGGCAAGGACCCCAAGAACGTGCTGGTGGACATCGGCCGGCTCGAGGCGATCCTGCCGGTGCAGGAGCAGGTCCCGGGCGAGGACTACGCACACGGCACCCGTCTGCGTACGTACGTGGTACGAGTCGTCAAGGGTGTGCGCGGCCCGTCGGTGACCCTTTCGCGTACGCATCCCAACCTGGTCAAGAAGCTCTTCGCGCTCGAGGTGCCGGAGATCGCGGACGGTTCGGTGGAGATCGCGGCGATCGCCCGTGAGGCGGGCCACCGCACCAAGATCGCGGTGCGGTCCACCCGTCCGGGGCTGAACGCCAAGGGCGCGTGCATCGGCCCGATGGGCGGCCGGGTGCGCGCCGTGATGGCCGAGCTGCACGGCGAGAAGATCGACATCGTCGACTGGTCGGACGACCCCGCCGAACTGGTGGCGAACGCGCTGTCACCCGCGCGGGTGAGCAAGGTCGAGGTGGTCGATCTGTCGGCCCGCTCGGCGCGGGTCACCGTGCCGGACTACCAGCTGTCCCTCGCCATCGGCAAGGAGGGGCAGAACGCCCGGCTGGCGGCGCGGCTGACCGGCTGGCGGATCGACATCCGGCCGGACACCGAGCAGCCGGGTGATCAAGGCTGA
- the infB gene encoding translation initiation factor IF-2, translating into MAKVRVYELAKEFGVESKVVMAKLQELGEFVRSASSTIEAPVVRKLTDAFQGGNGSGRGAGKPSAPRKATPKPPTPGPAAAARPAAPKPPTPGPKPGAPEGQRGTPPAAPTPGPRPTPGARPTPGPKPGPAPAAPAQPEFTAPPSPGPKPAAAKPGAPGKPGATPGPRPGGRPGAPGQGQGGQGQGGRGAPRPGQERPRPGAPRPAGPRPGNNPFTSGGSTGMARPQAPRPGGAPRPGGQPGPGPRPQGGGQGGPGRGQGGPGGPRPTPGQMPRPQGAQGGGPRPGPGGGPRPNPGMMPQRPAAGPRPGPGGGRGPGGAGRPGGGGGGRPGGGFAGRPGGGGGGRPGGGGGFAGRPGGGGGFGGGGGRPGFGGRPGGPGGRGGTQGAFGRPGGPARRGRKSKRQRRQEYEAMQAPSIGGVMLPRGNGQTVRLSRGASLTDFAEKINANPASLVQVMFNLGEMVTATQSVSDETLQLLADEMNYNVEIVSPEEEDRELLESFDIEFGEDEGGEEMLVARPPVVTVMGHVDHGKTRLLDAIRKTNVVAGEAGGITQHIGAYQVSTEVNDEERRITFIDTPGHEAFTAMRARGAKSTDIAILVVAANDGVMPQTIEALNHAKAADVPIVVAVNKIDVEGADPTKVRGQLTEYGLVAEEYGGDTMFVDISAKQGLHIDSLLEAVVLTADASLDLRANPEQDAQGIAIEAHLDRGRGAVATVLVQRGTLRVGDTMVVGDAYGRVRAMLDDNGNALEEAGPATPVLVLGLTNVPGAGDNFLVVDEDRTARQIAEKRAARERNAAFAKRTRRVSLEDLDKVLKAGQVQQLNLIIKGDASGSVEALESSLLQLDVGEEVDLRVLHRGVGAVTETDIDLATGSDAIVIGFNVRADGRATQMAEREGVDVRYYSVIYQVIEEIEAALKGMLKPEYEEVELGTAEIREIFRSSKLGNIAGVLIRSGEVRRNTKARLLRDGKVVAENLNIEGLRRFKDDVTEIREGFEGGINLGSYNDIKVDDVIATYEMREKPRG; encoded by the coding sequence GTGGCTAAGGTCCGGGTATACGAACTCGCCAAGGAGTTCGGAGTTGAGAGCAAGGTCGTCATGGCCAAGCTCCAAGAACTCGGTGAATTTGTACGTTCGGCGTCCTCGACGATCGAGGCGCCGGTTGTGCGCAAGTTGACTGACGCTTTCCAGGGTGGCAACGGCTCCGGCCGCGGCGCTGGTAAGCCCTCGGCGCCGCGCAAGGCGACGCCCAAGCCGCCGACCCCCGGTCCGGCGGCCGCGGCCCGTCCGGCCGCCCCCAAGCCCCCGACGCCCGGCCCCAAGCCGGGTGCCCCCGAGGGCCAGCGCGGTACGCCGCCCGCGGCGCCCACTCCGGGCCCGCGTCCCACGCCGGGTGCCCGTCCGACCCCCGGCCCCAAGCCGGGCCCCGCGCCGGCGGCTCCGGCGCAGCCCGAGTTCACCGCCCCGCCGTCCCCCGGCCCCAAGCCCGCCGCGGCCAAGCCGGGTGCGCCCGGCAAGCCGGGTGCCACGCCCGGTCCGCGCCCCGGCGGCCGTCCGGGCGCACCGGGTCAGGGCCAGGGCGGCCAGGGCCAGGGTGGCCGTGGTGCCCCGCGTCCGGGCCAGGAGCGTCCGCGTCCGGGTGCGCCCCGTCCGGCCGGTCCCCGTCCGGGTAACAACCCCTTCACCTCCGGTGGCTCCACCGGTATGGCGCGCCCGCAGGCGCCCCGTCCCGGCGGCGCCCCGCGCCCCGGCGGCCAGCCCGGCCCCGGCCCGCGCCCGCAGGGCGGCGGCCAGGGCGGTCCGGGCCGCGGCCAGGGCGGTCCCGGCGGCCCCCGGCCCACTCCGGGCCAGATGCCCCGTCCGCAGGGCGCCCAGGGCGGCGGCCCGCGTCCGGGTCCCGGCGGCGGTCCGCGCCCGAACCCGGGCATGATGCCGCAGCGTCCGGCCGCCGGCCCGCGTCCGGGCCCCGGCGGCGGTCGCGGTCCCGGCGGTGCCGGTCGTCCCGGTGGCGGTGGCGGCGGTCGTCCCGGTGGCGGTTTCGCCGGCCGTCCCGGTGGCGGTGGCGGCGGTCGTCCCGGTGGCGGCGGCGGTTTCGCCGGTCGTCCCGGTGGTGGCGGCGGCTTCGGTGGCGGCGGTGGCCGTCCCGGCTTCGGCGGCCGTCCGGGTGGTCCCGGTGGCCGTGGTGGCACCCAGGGCGCGTTCGGCCGTCCCGGCGGTCCGGCGCGTCGTGGCCGCAAGTCGAAGCGGCAGAGGCGCCAGGAGTACGAGGCCATGCAGGCCCCGTCCATCGGCGGTGTGATGCTGCCGCGCGGCAACGGCCAGACGGTCCGGCTGTCGCGGGGTGCCTCGCTCACCGACTTCGCGGAGAAGATCAACGCCAACCCGGCGTCCCTGGTCCAGGTGATGTTCAACCTGGGCGAGATGGTCACCGCGACGCAGTCCGTCTCCGACGAGACGCTTCAGCTTCTCGCCGACGAGATGAACTACAACGTCGAGATCGTGAGCCCGGAGGAGGAGGACCGCGAGCTCCTCGAGTCCTTCGACATCGAGTTCGGTGAGGACGAGGGCGGCGAGGAGATGCTCGTCGCGCGTCCGCCGGTGGTGACCGTCATGGGTCACGTCGACCACGGTAAGACCCGCCTGCTGGACGCGATCCGCAAGACCAACGTGGTCGCGGGCGAGGCCGGCGGCATCACCCAGCACATCGGTGCCTACCAGGTCTCGACCGAGGTCAACGACGAAGAGCGCAGGATCACCTTCATCGACACCCCGGGTCACGAGGCGTTCACCGCCATGCGTGCCCGTGGTGCCAAGTCGACCGACATCGCGATCCTCGTGGTGGCGGCCAACGACGGTGTGATGCCCCAGACGATCGAGGCGCTGAACCACGCCAAGGCGGCCGACGTGCCGATCGTGGTCGCGGTCAACAAGATCGACGTCGAGGGTGCGGACCCGACCAAGGTGCGCGGTCAGCTGACCGAGTACGGCCTGGTGGCCGAGGAGTACGGCGGCGACACCATGTTCGTCGACATCTCCGCCAAGCAGGGTCTGCACATCGACAGCCTGCTGGAGGCCGTCGTCCTCACCGCCGACGCCTCGCTCGACCTGCGGGCCAACCCGGAGCAGGACGCACAGGGCATCGCGATCGAGGCCCACCTCGACCGCGGCCGCGGCGCCGTGGCCACCGTGCTGGTCCAGCGCGGCACCCTGCGGGTCGGCGACACGATGGTCGTGGGCGACGCCTACGGCCGCGTCCGGGCGATGCTCGACGACAACGGGAACGCGCTGGAGGAGGCCGGTCCGGCGACCCCGGTCCTGGTGCTCGGTCTGACCAACGTGCCCGGTGCGGGTGACAACTTCCTCGTCGTCGACGAGGACCGCACCGCCCGCCAGATCGCCGAGAAGCGCGCCGCCCGCGAGCGGAACGCCGCCTTCGCCAAGCGCACCCGCCGGGTCTCCCTGGAGGACCTGGACAAGGTGCTCAAGGCCGGTCAGGTCCAGCAGCTCAACCTCATCATCAAGGGCGACGCGTCCGGTTCGGTGGAGGCTCTCGAGTCCTCGCTGCTCCAGCTCGACGTCGGCGAAGAGGTGGACCTGCGGGTGCTGCACCGCGGTGTGGGTGCGGTCACCGAGACCGACATCGACCTGGCGACCGGTTCCGACGCCATCGTCATCGGCTTCAACGTGCGCGCCGACGGGCGTGCCACGCAGATGGCCGAGCGCGAGGGCGTGGACGTCCGCTACTACTCGGTCATCTACCAGGTGATCGAGGAGATCGAGGCGGCCCTGAAGGGCATGCTCAAGCCGGAGTACGAAGAGGTCGAGCTCGGTACGGCGGAGATCCGCGAGATCTTCCGCTCGTCCAAGCTGGGCAACATCGCCGGTGTGCTCATCCGCTCCGGCGAGGTCCGGCGGAACACCAAGGCCCGCCTGCTCCGCGACGGCAAGGTCGTGGCGGAGAACCTCAACATCGAGGGTCTGCGTCGCTTCAAGGACGACGTCACCGAGATTCGCGAGGGCTTCGAGGGCGGTATCAACCTCGGCAGCTACAACGACATCAAGGTCGACGACGTCATCGCGACGTACGAGATGCGCGAGAAGCCGCGCGGCTGA
- a CDS encoding ferritin-like domain-containing protein has product MASRAGRTAVGERAAALRAAQAALAAEHAAVYGYGVVGGRIGDDRLAEAREGYAAHRARRDDLTRTVRDLGGDPESAAPAYALPFAVPDAPAAVRLAAELENRVAAVYADLVRASTGSLRRQAAGALREAAVRAVRWRGGGVAFPGLTERAAPAAPSASPSGAADGV; this is encoded by the coding sequence ATGGCCTCTCGAGCAGGCCGTACGGCCGTCGGCGAACGCGCCGCGGCGCTCAGGGCCGCGCAGGCGGCGCTCGCCGCCGAGCACGCCGCGGTGTACGGGTACGGCGTCGTCGGCGGGCGGATCGGCGACGACCGGCTCGCGGAGGCGCGCGAAGGCTACGCCGCGCACCGCGCGCGCCGGGACGACCTCACCCGCACCGTGCGCGACCTCGGTGGCGACCCCGAGAGCGCGGCACCCGCCTACGCCCTGCCCTTCGCGGTACCCGACGCGCCCGCCGCGGTACGGCTCGCCGCCGAGCTGGAGAACCGGGTGGCCGCCGTCTACGCCGACCTCGTACGGGCCTCGACCGGGTCCCTGCGCCGCCAGGCGGCGGGCGCGCTGCGGGAGGCGGCGGTCCGGGCGGTCCGCTGGCGAGGCGGCGGCGTAGCCTTCCCTGGGCTCACCGAACGCGCCGCACCGGCCGCTCCGTCCGCGTCACCGAGCGGTGCGGCGGACGGCGTGTGA
- a CDS encoding YlxR family protein produces MSGRTRAGACPERTCVGCRDRAAKNDLLRIVAVEGVCVPDRRGTLPGRGAYVHPTRVCLDLAVRRRALSRAFRGPGALDTTALRRFVEQGEQATP; encoded by the coding sequence GTGTCTGGCCGCACGCGAGCTGGTGCCTGCCCTGAGAGAACGTGTGTGGGATGCCGGGATCGGGCGGCCAAGAACGATCTGCTGCGCATCGTGGCGGTCGAGGGTGTTTGTGTCCCCGACCGACGCGGTACGCTCCCCGGTCGGGGTGCTTATGTACACCCCACACGGGTCTGCCTGGACCTGGCGGTCCGCCGCCGGGCCCTCTCTCGGGCCTTCAGGGGGCCGGGAGCGCTCGACACCACGGCCCTGCGCCGGTTTGTCGAGCAGGGTGAGCAGGCGACACCCTGA
- a CDS encoding bifunctional riboflavin kinase/FAD synthetase: MQRWRGLEDIPEGWGRSVVTIGSYDGVHRGHQLIIGRAVARARELGVPAVVVTFDPHPSEVVRPGSHPPLLATHQRRAELMAGLGVDAVLVLPFTAEFSRLAPADFVVKVLVDKLHARVVVEGPNFRFGHKAAGNVAFLRELGTTYDYEVEVVDLYERGAAGGGEPFSSTLVRRLVAEGDVTGAMEVLGRPHRVEGVVVRGAQRGRELGFPTANLETPAHTAIPADGVYAGWLTARGEAMPAAISVGTNPQFDGTERTVEAYAIDRVGLDLYGLHVEVDFLAYLRGQEKFDSIEALLERMAADVKRARELVEEHDGS; this comes from the coding sequence GTGCAGCGCTGGCGTGGCTTGGAGGACATCCCCGAGGGCTGGGGGCGCAGCGTCGTCACCATCGGTTCCTACGACGGGGTGCACCGAGGACACCAGCTGATCATCGGCCGTGCCGTGGCACGGGCGCGTGAGCTGGGTGTACCGGCGGTCGTGGTCACCTTCGACCCGCATCCGAGCGAGGTCGTGCGGCCGGGCAGCCATCCGCCGCTGCTCGCCACGCATCAGCGGCGCGCGGAGCTGATGGCCGGGCTGGGCGTGGACGCGGTGCTGGTCCTGCCGTTCACGGCCGAGTTCTCCCGGCTCGCCCCCGCCGACTTCGTGGTGAAGGTGCTGGTCGACAAGTTGCACGCACGGGTCGTGGTGGAGGGCCCCAATTTCCGCTTCGGCCACAAGGCCGCCGGGAACGTCGCCTTCCTGCGCGAACTCGGCACCACCTACGACTACGAGGTCGAGGTCGTCGACCTGTACGAGCGCGGCGCGGCGGGCGGCGGCGAGCCGTTCTCCTCCACACTGGTGCGCCGTCTGGTCGCGGAGGGCGATGTCACGGGCGCGATGGAGGTCCTCGGCCGGCCGCACCGCGTCGAGGGTGTGGTGGTGCGCGGTGCGCAGCGCGGCCGTGAGCTGGGCTTTCCGACGGCCAACCTGGAGACCCCGGCGCACACCGCGATCCCGGCCGACGGCGTCTACGCCGGCTGGCTGACGGCGCGGGGCGAGGCGATGCCCGCGGCCATCTCGGTCGGCACCAATCCGCAGTTCGACGGCACCGAGCGGACGGTCGAGGCGTATGCGATCGACCGGGTCGGACTGGATCTGTACGGGCTCCATGTCGAGGTCGACTTCCTCGCCTATCTGCGGGGCCAGGAGAAGTTCGACTCGATCGAGGCGCTGCTGGAGCGCATGGCGGCCGATGTGAAGCGGGCCCGCGAACTCGTCGAGGAGCACGACGGCAGCTGA
- the truB gene encoding tRNA pseudouridine(55) synthase TruB — protein sequence MTRNGKAGSGAPDGLVIVDKPAGFTSHDVVAKMRRFAGTRRVGHAGTLDPMATGVLVVGVEKATRLLGHLALTEKEYRATIRLGQTTVTDDAEGEITSSDGAAGLAPSAVQAGIEELTGDIQQVPSKVSAIKIDGKRSYARAREGEEFAIPARPVTVSSFVLHDHREAKAEDGTAVSDLDVTVVCSSGTYIRALARDLGAGLGVGGHLTALRRTRVGPYGLAAARTLERLEESLEVMPIAEAAAAAFPRWDVDARQARLLGNGVRIDMPSAGAPGPVAVFGPEGRFLALVEESKGKAKSLAVFV from the coding sequence ATGACGCGCAACGGCAAGGCCGGTTCCGGGGCACCGGACGGCCTGGTGATCGTCGACAAACCAGCTGGTTTCACCTCGCACGACGTCGTCGCCAAGATGCGCCGCTTCGCCGGCACCCGGCGGGTCGGCCACGCCGGGACGCTGGACCCGATGGCCACGGGCGTGCTCGTGGTCGGCGTGGAGAAGGCGACCCGGCTGCTGGGCCATCTGGCGCTGACCGAGAAGGAGTACCGGGCCACCATCCGGCTCGGCCAGACCACGGTCACCGATGACGCGGAGGGCGAGATCACCTCCTCGGACGGCGCCGCCGGGCTCGCGCCGAGCGCCGTCCAGGCCGGGATCGAGGAGCTGACCGGGGACATCCAGCAGGTCCCGTCGAAGGTCAGCGCCATCAAGATCGACGGCAAGCGTTCCTACGCACGGGCGCGGGAGGGCGAGGAGTTCGCGATCCCGGCGCGGCCGGTGACCGTCTCCTCCTTCGTCCTCCACGACCACCGTGAGGCCAAGGCGGAGGACGGCACCGCCGTATCCGACCTGGATGTCACGGTGGTGTGCTCCTCCGGCACCTACATCCGGGCGCTGGCGCGCGACCTGGGCGCCGGGCTGGGCGTCGGCGGCCACCTCACGGCCCTGCGCCGGACCCGGGTCGGCCCGTACGGGCTGGCGGCGGCCAGGACGCTGGAGCGGCTGGAGGAGTCGCTGGAGGTCATGCCCATCGCCGAGGCCGCGGCCGCCGCCTTCCCGCGCTGGGACGTGGACGCCCGCCAGGCCCGGCTGCTGGGCAACGGCGTGCGGATCGACATGCCGTCGGCGGGCGCGCCGGGGCCGGTCGCGGTCTTCGGGCCGGAGGGGCGCTTCCTGGCCCTCGTGGAGGAGTCGAAGGGCAAGGCGAAGAGCCTGGCCGTCTTCGTATGA
- the rimP gene encoding ribosome maturation factor RimP, with product MSTTQSERLRGLLEPLVSARDLDLEEVEVTPAGRRRVLRVVVDSDDGVQLDTCAELSRDISQTLDDTDAMGQTPYVLEVTSPGAERPLTEPRHYRRATGRLMRARLADGGELVARIVSVDDGGLDLEVPGVKGRKPTARRLAFEEISKARVEIEFNRKPADKLTEQAPEESVGDGGESKEEA from the coding sequence ATGAGCACCACCCAGAGCGAAAGGCTGCGCGGACTGCTGGAACCGCTCGTCAGCGCGCGGGACCTGGATCTGGAAGAGGTCGAGGTGACACCGGCCGGACGGCGGCGTGTGCTGAGAGTGGTCGTGGACTCCGACGACGGCGTCCAGCTGGACACGTGCGCGGAGCTGAGCCGGGACATCTCCCAGACCCTCGACGACACGGACGCGATGGGGCAGACCCCGTACGTCCTCGAGGTCACCTCTCCCGGCGCCGAGCGCCCCCTGACCGAGCCGCGCCACTACCGCCGCGCCACCGGCCGCCTCATGCGAGCACGACTCGCCGACGGCGGCGAACTGGTCGCCCGGATCGTCTCGGTGGACGACGGGGGCCTCGATCTGGAGGTCCCAGGGGTGAAGGGGCGCAAGCCCACCGCCAGACGGCTGGCCTTCGAGGAGATCTCCAAGGCGCGGGTGGAGATCGAGTTCAACCGCAAACCCGCGGACAAGCTCACGGAACAGGCCCCGGAGGAATCCGTGGGCGACGGCGGCGAGAGCAAGGAGGAGGCGTAG
- the rbfA gene encoding 30S ribosome-binding factor RbfA: MTDTARARKLADRIRVVVAETLQRRIKDPRLGYVTITDTRITGDLREATVFYTVFGDDEERAASAAALESAKGVLRSEVGRQTGVRFTPTLTFVPDALPENARTIDDLLAKAKAADAEVRQASSGASYAGDADPYRKPGQEADDEEPGTDGKGSSDV; encoded by the coding sequence ATGACCGACACCGCGCGGGCACGCAAGCTGGCGGACCGCATCCGGGTCGTGGTCGCGGAGACCCTACAGCGGCGGATCAAGGACCCGCGACTGGGCTATGTGACCATCACCGACACCCGGATCACCGGTGATCTGCGGGAGGCGACCGTCTTCTACACGGTCTTCGGCGACGACGAGGAGCGGGCGGCCTCCGCCGCGGCCCTGGAGAGCGCCAAGGGCGTGCTGCGGTCGGAGGTCGGACGGCAGACCGGGGTGCGCTTCACCCCGACCCTGACGTTCGTCCCGGACGCGCTGCCGGAGAACGCCCGCACCATCGACGATCTGCTCGCCAAGGCCAAGGCCGCGGACGCCGAGGTGCGCCAGGCGTCCTCGGGTGCCAGCTACGCCGGCGACGCCGACCCCTACCGCAAGCCCGGCCAGGAGGCGGACGACGAGGAGCCCGGCACGGACGGCAAGGGTTCATCGGACGTATGA
- a CDS encoding DUF503 domain-containing protein: MYVGTLSFDLLLGDVRSLKEKRSVVRPIVAELHRKFAVSVAEVGDQDLYRRARIGLAMVSGDTGHLSEVLDRCERLVAARPEVELLSVRRRFHGGDDE; the protein is encoded by the coding sequence ATGTATGTAGGGACGTTGTCCTTTGACCTGCTTCTCGGCGACGTACGGTCGTTGAAGGAGAAGCGCTCCGTCGTCCGCCCGATCGTCGCCGAGCTGCACCGCAAATTCGCGGTGAGCGTGGCGGAGGTCGGAGACCAGGACCTGTACCGCAGGGCCCGGATCGGCCTCGCGATGGTCTCCGGGGACACGGGCCACCTCAGCGAGGTGCTCGACCGCTGCGAGCGGCTGGTGGCGGCGCGGCCGGAGGTGGAGCTGCTGTCGGTGCGGCGGCGGTTCCACGGTGGCGATGATGAATGA
- a CDS encoding aminoglycoside phosphotransferase family protein, protein MASAPQPGGHDTARVHVPKRLLDALSDSPASAVRSWLDALPETVERQLTAWELTLERVVTPGGRHGLVALVRQADGTPAALKFPVPGPDADREQAALAHWDGWGAARLLRADPDTGALLIERLRSAVSLRSLPEAKALLEAAGTVRRLWVAPPEGHPFASVTGRTEEDREVMRVLGAGAWAADVRPLTDEALELRAALPAEPPEEVLLHGEFRQGKVLAGERLPWLAVGPVPVVGERAYDLARLVLDRCEDLAAGSGPAAATRRRVAKLADSLDVDRDRLRGWSLYRAVEAGLREAAVGDRRRAELLLEFAGWL, encoded by the coding sequence ATGGCATCGGCACCACAGCCCGGCGGCCACGACACGGCCCGTGTCCATGTGCCGAAGCGGCTTCTGGACGCGCTGAGCGACAGTCCGGCGAGCGCCGTACGGAGCTGGCTGGACGCCCTGCCCGAGACGGTCGAGCGGCAGCTGACGGCCTGGGAGCTGACCCTGGAGCGGGTGGTGACGCCCGGAGGCCGACACGGTCTCGTCGCGCTCGTACGACAGGCGGACGGCACCCCGGCGGCGCTGAAGTTCCCGGTCCCCGGCCCGGACGCCGACCGTGAGCAGGCCGCCCTCGCGCACTGGGACGGCTGGGGCGCGGCCCGGCTGCTGCGCGCCGACCCGGACACCGGTGCGCTGCTGATCGAGCGGCTGCGCAGCGCGGTGTCGCTGCGCTCGCTGCCCGAGGCGAAGGCGCTGCTGGAGGCGGCGGGCACGGTACGGCGGCTGTGGGTGGCGCCGCCCGAGGGACATCCGTTCGCGTCGGTCACCGGGCGTACGGAGGAGGACCGCGAGGTCATGCGGGTGCTCGGCGCGGGGGCCTGGGCGGCGGACGTCCGTCCGCTGACCGACGAGGCCCTGGAACTGCGGGCGGCGCTGCCCGCCGAGCCGCCCGAGGAGGTGCTGCTGCACGGCGAGTTCCGGCAGGGGAAGGTGCTGGCCGGGGAGCGCCTGCCGTGGCTCGCGGTGGGTCCGGTGCCGGTGGTGGGCGAGCGCGCGTACGACCTGGCGCGGCTGGTGCTCGACCGCTGCGAGGACCTGGCCGCCGGTTCCGGCCCCGCCGCGGCCACGCGCCGCCGGGTCGCCAAGCTGGCGGACTCGCTGGACGTCGACCGCGACCGGCTGCGGGGCTGGTCCCTCTACCGCGCCGTCGAAGCGGGCCTGCGCGAGGCCGCGGTGGGCGATCGCCGCCGAGCGGAGCTGCTGCTGGAGTTCGCGGGCTGGCTGTAA